A genome region from Pristis pectinata isolate sPriPec2 chromosome 4, sPriPec2.1.pri, whole genome shotgun sequence includes the following:
- the cldn34a gene encoding claudin-34, whose protein sequence is MGQQASGAPWQLVGFVLGAVGWIGASIAMGLIQWRVWHVNPAEIDSGVAWVGIWRACFYGNRLASPPLRRMFCQAMGSGETFVPREIAAAQVLMVAAVLTGAVGKAAAASGLKGVYVGGGQVRLALGAGGCFHLLASICTAIPAGWNLSSVAGNRTIAFPPHFHLPQSPWAQEAGAAIYVALFSSGLLLLAALLLFSYRNPPLLPSGKVHPSSLDLSDGTSLISGASIALGSSLRADSFSQYSWSSCGVDNQAFRSEDY, encoded by the coding sequence ATGGGTCAGCAGGCAAGTGGCGCCCCCTGGCAGCTGGTGGGGTTTGTGTTGGGTGCTGTGGGTTGGATTGGAGCTTCCATTGCCATGGGGCTGATTCAGTGGAGAGTATGGCACGTGAATCCGGCAGAGATCGACTCGGGCGTGGCCTGGGTTGGCatctggagggcctgtttctacggcAACCGGCTGGCATCCCCGCCGCTCCGCCGAATGTTCTGCCAGGCAATGGGCAGCGGCGAGACCTTCGTGCCGCGGGAGATTGCTGCCGCACAGGTGCTGATGGTAGCAGCCGTGCTCACCGGCGCAGTTGGCAAGGCAGCCGCTGCCTCTGGGCTGAAGGGTGTCTACGTAGGTGGAGGGCAGGTGAGGCTGGCTTTGGGGGCCGGAGGGTGCTTCCACCTGCTGGCCAGCATCTGCACTGCCATCCCCGCCGGCTGGAACCTGAGCTCCGTGGCTGGCAACCGGACCATCGCCTTCCCGCCTCACTTCCACCTGCCCCAGTCGCCGTGGGCACAGGAGGCAGGAGCTGCCATCTACGTGGCCCTTTTCTCGTCTGGCCTGCTCCTCCTCGCGGCTCTGCTGCTGTTCAGTTACAGGAATCCTCCACTCCTCCCCAGCGGCAAGGTCCACCCTTCCTCCCTGGACCTCTCGGACGGCACCAGCCTCATCTCTGGGGCCAGCATTGCATTGGGGAGCAGCTTGCGTGCAGACAGCTTCTCGCAGTACTCCTGGTCCAGCTGTGGAGTGGACAACCAAGCATTCAGGTCTGAGGATTACTGA